The following proteins come from a genomic window of Emys orbicularis isolate rEmyOrb1 chromosome 9, rEmyOrb1.hap1, whole genome shotgun sequence:
- the NRROS gene encoding transforming growth factor beta activator LRRC33, with the protein MESVFLSLSLSLVFIVAGWGNKTGMALATYHRTCKLMHRAVDCSGRWQGTVPADLPADIEVLFLDHNTIRTLKNTSLQQYQNLETLSLRENRLELIEPGAFLGSRDLKNLSLADNTLFTNYSVTAAALRSLPALRKLDLSGNHLTEHMVATMLCNLSSLESLSMARNIIMRLDSSVFESLSQLQELNLEKNYIYEIEGGTFEGLQGLQMLNLAYNYIPCIVEFGLTQLKMLNASNNIIEWFLAVEGDAVFELETLDLSHNRLLFFPLLPRQSKLRSLLLRDNEMSFYRKLPNATSLMDVTVQFLLIEGNTTNVTTLSLWEEVSLSNLSSLSFLDMSQNQFRYLPDGFLGRMTSLSHLKLNQNCLETLHIQGREPLGMLTDLDLSQNQLSELQVDLGSEGTLPNLRSFNLSTNRLQRVPPNIFTHTEITTVDLSHNHIDLCPQQANADGAEYPICIDLRNVTSLRKLYLAGCGLEMVASNTFSGTPLTHLDLSNNPRALARGLQPLKDIALMLQVLSLRNTGLSSTMEDIDFSGFQNLVSLDVSENSLTSFPESLSGLKLHTLDLRRNHLPSLPQHSMQKQLGRSLSLLYLSHNPFDCCKLEWWDFLHSLRTVRVVDRGQVTCNYSSNIINTVGLPESVLQSCRRMTVNMALLYLVLTLPACLTLLVAFAVIFLTFKHKLLQMVKNQYRVSSPY; encoded by the exons ATGGAGTCAGTGTTTCTCAGTCTCTCCCTGAGTCTAGTCTTTATAGTAGCAGGATGGGGAAACAAGACTGGAATGGCCCTGGCAACGTATCACAGGACCTGCAAACTA ATGCACAGAGCTGTGGATTGCAGTGGGAGATGGCAAGGCACAGTCCCGGCAGACCTCCCAGCTGACATAGAGGTGCTTTTCCTGGATCACAACACTATACGGACCCTAAAGAATACCTCTCTGCAGCAATACCAAAACCTGGAGACACTGAGCCTGCGTGAGAACAGACTGGAACTCATTGAACCTGGGGCCTTCCTTGGCAGCAGAGACCTCAAAAATCTCTCCTTGGCAGATAACACCCTCTTTACAAACTACTCTGTGACGGCTGCTGCTCTTCGCTCCTTACCAGCCTTGAGGAAACTGGACCTGTCTGGGAATCATCTCACTGAGCACATGGTGGCTACCATGCTCTGCAACCTGTCCTCCTTGGAGTCCTTGTCGATGGCCAGGAACATCATAATGCGCTTGGACTCCTCTGTCTTTGaaagcctgagccagctgcaggAGCTGAACCTGGAGAAGAACTACATTTATGAGATCGAGGGGGGCACCTTTGAAGGCCTGCAGGGCCTGCAGATGCTTAATCTGGCCTACAACTACATTCCCTGCATCGTGgagtttggtctgacccagctcaAGATGCTTAATGCCAGCAACAACATCATCGAGTGGTTCCTGGCCGTAGAGGGTGATGCTGTCTTTGAGCTGGAGACGCTAGATCTCTCCCACAACCGGCTCCTGTTCTTCCCGCTACTACCAAGACAGAGCAAACTGCGCTCCCTGCTGCTGAGGGACAATGAAATGAGCTTTTATCGCAAACTTCCCAATGCTACATCCCTCATGGATGTCACGGTGCAGTTCCTTCTCATAGAGGGCAATACCACTAATGTCACTACCCTCAGTCTCTGGGAAGAGGTCAGCCTGAGCAATCTCTCTTCCTTGAGCTTTCTGGATATGAGCCAGAACCAGTTCCGGTACCTCCCTGATGGCTTCCTGGGAAGGATGACTTCCCTCTCCCATCTGAAGCTTAACCAGAACTGCTTAGAGACCCTTCACATCCAGGGGAGAGAACCCCTGGGCATGCTCACGGACCTTGATCTCAGCCAGAATCAGCTCTCAGAACTGCAGGTGGATCTAGGTTCTGAAGGCACCCTGCCAAACCTTAGATCGTTTAATCTGAGTACCAATAGGTTGCAGAGGGTACCACCTAACATTTTCACCCACACAGAGATCACTACAGTTGACCTCAGTCACAACCACATAGACCTCTGTCCCCAGCAAGCTAATGCAGATGGGGCTGAATATCCCATCTGCATAGACTTAAGGAATGTAACATCCCTCAGGAAACTTTACTTGGCTGGGTGTGGCCTGGAAATGGTGGCCAGCAATACTTTCAGTGGGACACCACTAACACACTTAGATCTGTCTAATAATCCGAGAGCACTGGCTAGGGGCCTACAACCTCTAAAAGATATTGCACTAATGCTGCAGGTTTTATCTCTCAGGAACACTGGCCTCTCTTCCACCATGGAAGACATTGACTTCTCTGGCTTTCAGAACTTGGTAAGTTTGGACGTCTCTGAAAACTCCCTGACCAGCTTCCCAGAGTCCTTGAGTGGTCTGAAACTGCATACCCTGGATCTCCGGAGAAACCATCTTCCCTCTCTTCCACAGCACTCAATGCAGAAGCAACTTGGGAGGAGTCTGAGTCTGCTCTACCTCAGCCACAACCCATTTGACTGCTGCAAGCTGGAGTGGTGGGACTTCCTTCACAGTCTCAGGACAGTGCGTGTTGTGGACAGGGGGCAGGTCACCTGCAACTACTCCTCTAACATTATTAATACAGTGGGGCTGCCTGAGTCTGTGCTCCAGAGCTGCAGGCGGATGACAGTGAATATGGCTTTGTTGTACCTGGTGCTtactctccctgcctgcctgaccCTGCTAGTTGCCTTTGCTGTCATCTTCCTTACTTTCAAGCACAAGCTGCTTCAAATGGTGAAAAACCAGTACAGAGTGTCCAGCCCATACTGA